CGAAGTCGGATTCGCCGTCAACTAAATCAAACTTTTTCACATGGTCGGCAATTTGCTTGGAGACGATTGCCGGATCGATATCGTGATGCAAATCACATGGAGCATGTAGGACTTGTAAGTTGCGCACCGGCAACACTTTCGGACTAGAGAGATAAAGGGTATTGCCACTGATCTGCAGACTGTACTCAGACGCCCCAAGCACTGTGGCCCGAATGCGTTCCGACGCTTCGAGCACAGGTCCGACCCTTGCAGCACTCGAGAAACGTTCGCGAAGTGCTCGGCCAAGGTACGGACCGAGATCGCCGAAGTCAGCCTGTTCCAAATCGTAGAAGTACTCGCCAACTCCGCCCGAAAATACGATCCCGTCAAATGGCCCCGCCGCAGATAATCGGTCCGTCAAGAATAGATTCACTTCACCGGGCGTCTGCGGGGATAGAACGGCCTCATACACCCGATCCGCCATCCACGTCGCTATCCGTCCCTTGTCTTCCGCCGAAATCACTTGGCCTTCTGACAGATCGAGTCCGACTGCCTTAGCTGCCGCTTGACCGCCTGGTTCTAGTCGAATAACACGTCCACTGTCATCGGTAGCAATGAGTCGACCGCCGACATGAATGGCAGCCGTGTCCACGACTTTCCCGTTTACGGAAACCGCGAGCTTTGTCGTTCCGCCGCCGATGTCAATGTTCAACAGACGACACTTTTGTTGATAGGAGAGATACACCGTGCCAGAACCATAGGCGGCAAGAAGTGCTTCCATGTTGTGTCCTGCAATAGCACAGACGAATTTGCCGCCCTGCAGGGAAAGCAACTCCCCGATAGCCTGGGCGTTCTCTCTCCGAATGGCTTCACCTGTCAAAATCACGGCCCCGGTATCAACATTATCCGGCGTCATCCCGGCCTGTTGGTAAGCGTTTTCAACAATTCGTCCCAAAGCGACTTCATCGATTCGATGATGGCCACGGTACGGAGTCAAAGCAACTGGAGAGCGATAGAGGGACGCCCGACCAATGACGCGATACCGACTGGACAGAGCCCCACCCATGCGCTCGAGCGTCAGTTTTGAAAAGACAACTTGCGTGGATGCCGATCCAATGTCGACGCCCACGCTGGTCAGATCAAAATGATCTGACACCCATAGGCCGTTGTTCTCAAGCGTTATGTCTCCGTCGTCGTCGTGAAAGTGATCATCTCCAATGTCGTGTAGGTAAAACGGAACCACAGCAGGGTTCTCAATCGGCGATGGAAATCCTGTACCCACAGCTACCGTGTCATTATTCATTTGTCGACACTGAGGCCTCTAAAGTCGCCCGCTCCGCCTCATACACGGGTTGCATTGTCGATTCCAATCCATTCTTGGCCAGTTCCTCCTCAAAAACGTGGCGAACCATCTCGTCCTCATCCGCGTAATCGATTTGGTCACCGCCGATACGTTTACTGATCCATGCCTTCGGCACACCTTGCTCATTGCGGATAGACGTACCCTCGTACTTGAGCGCGAGGTAACGGGCGGGTGTTTTTCCCGTATTGAAGTGCTGATGGTACCATCGATCCGGCGGCACGATCATACTCCCCTCCTGCCAGTCATACCGCTGCAGAGGTGAATTCTCCGGCCACATGAAACTAAATCCCGATCCATCAAGAATGATCACATGTGCTCCCGGACCGTGTAAGTGGGCTTTTTTGTACGTACCGACAGGGAATTCAGAAATATGGCTGTTCATGGAACCCTTGGCCAAGTTGAAGCGAATATGCCCTCCGCCGGCGCCTCGCTCCTTGGCGTTAATAAGTGGTAAAGTTCTCGTGTTCGCGACAAAATTTGTCTCCAGAAGAAACCCGTTTTGTGTCCCCTCGTTGGAGAAGTACTCGGGCTCGCCACTGAAACGGCTCTTAAAGTCATACGGCGTATTGAAGACAAAATCCGCCTCCTCATACAAATTGATGACCATTGGTGCGTTCGTCACCGCCAAGTAGCGCGCCTTTTCCTGACCGGACCCGTTGAAATGTTGATGCCAACAATTGAGGGGGATGGCAAACAGAGATCCGGCATTCCATTCAAACGTGACCTTTTGCCCCGCATCATTCCAGACAGACGTCGATCCGTGCCCGTCCAACACGTAGATCATTTCTTCGAAAAGTTGCCGCTGGGGCGCGAGTTTCCCGCCCGCAGGAATATCACACACGTAGCAGTCGTTTGAATGCCTTGACGCCTCATGGTTGATATAGACGCCTGCTCCCCCACGACGAGGCCAAGGTTTCACTTCGACGTGGTGTAGATTGGGCACATAATGGCCAGCGATAATGTCAAGCCCTTCGGCACGAACCCAATCCTGATATTTTGAGTTCTTCTCTGTGGCAAACCGTTTTGCGAGGTCCTCAGAAACTTTTGGCAATCCCGTTCCCTCCAATTCTTTTCAAGGAGCATCCGTCGTCGTGTACTCGCTTGGAATTAAAAGCGAGCAAGCATTTCATTTGACAAGCCTTCTTGCCATGCAACGCCTCGGGGCAAGATCTGATCGCAACCGCGAACCTCGCGATGCGATTCCGGATGAACACCACGCGGTGACTTACCGGCTTCCACATCATTTGTAGCTTCCAGCAGTAACTGACGAGCGACAATGATGGCCGCGTCAGCAGCACCCAGGCGTTCTTTCGACCTGTCAACTATCGGACGCATCGTCTCCTGTAAGGCAAAATCCTGTGTGTTAATTCCTTTGATCCCCGTGAACGTTTTTGTTCGTTGAACCTCGCGATCAATTAAGTAGTCATTCGACTTGTTGCGAATTAACCGGTATCCCGGCAAGCTGTTTGAGGGTCCGCGTCCAAAAAGTGTTTCGTGCTCGATGCAATAGTCTCGCGGCAGTGGATGATCCGGGTCAGCGGAGTACATCCAGTTGTAGACGACGCAGTGTTCATCGTCCACCGGAACCCAGATGTGCCCGTTTACGGACGGGTGTTCCTCCGGCTCGCCAGTGCTCCAGTTGGTCATATATCCTCTCATCTGCTGGGCGGGCATGACAAATTGATAAGCACGGACGTAGACTCCATCCTGACCCAAGTCGCGGATGCCGACGTAGGTAAAGCCGTGATCGCGTTTGTGCACTTCCAGTTTTGGTGCTGTAGCACGAGAGCGGAGCGCCTTCTTGTCCTGTAGATTATTGTTATGAGCGAAGGAAGAGTGCGACGTATCAATGCCACCTTCAAGCGCTTGAAGGTAGTTGCAGTCTTCGAAAGTTTTTGACACAAAACGATGCGTTTCTGGAGCTCGTAGCCACTCGTAATCCGGATGTGGTGGCTGTGCGTCGGCAGACCCCATGTAGGTCCAGACCATTCCACCGGCTTCCCAACATGGATAAGCAACCGTTTTCACCTTATGCTTAAAATTGCTCTCGGGCGGTTCATTCGGCATATCAACGCATTGACCGGTTACATCGAATTTCCAGCCGTGATAAACGCACCGCAAACCGCACTCTTCGTTCCGCCCCCAAAACAGGTGCGCTCCACGGTGTGGACAATATGCATCGAGAAGTCCCACCTGCCCATTGCTGTCGCGAAACGCAACCAAATCCTCACCCAAAAGACGGACCCGAATGGGCGGGCAGTTTGGTTCGGGAAGTTCTTCGGACAAGAGGGCAGGGATCCAATAGCGTCGAAACACTTCACCCATTGGTGTGCCGGCGTCCGTTCTAGTAATTCGTTCGTTCAACTCTCTCTTGAGCAATGTACTGTGCAACTCCTTTCAAAACAGCGAGCGAATGCTTTTCTCAATTTCAATTGTATAAGTGCTGTGCCGCGTCGAAATCGTTACTTTCTTCTATGCAGAACAAGGCCGGGGATTTTTTTCACAAAAAATACGCCACGCAAGTGACGTATTGTTCAACCAATCAATCGCTTTTAATTTTGTAGCGCAACTATTCCAGTCCGCCAAGTTGCTCAGAGATAAGTCGGCTGTACATGCGCAATATATTCAGGTATTCCCGCACCTCCGTCGGCAAGAACTGGTCTTTCGATCCCGTCACGCTCAACGCGGCAATGACATTATGCGATTCATCATATACCGGGACGGCAAGCGAACAGATACCGTACGTCGATTCCTCATAGGTGACGGAGTAGCCGACGGATCGGATATGGTGGAGTTGGTCTCGCAATTCACCCGGACTGGTGATGGTGTTGCTTGTAACCGGTTTCAAAGAGCGACCAAGTACCCTATCTATTTCATCCTTGTCCTGATAAGCCAGCAACAGCTTTCCGACAGCCGTGCTGTGACAGGGAACCCGCTTGCCAATGCTGCTGAACATTCTCGTCTCTTTATCTTCAGGCAACTTGCAAAGGTAGACGACAGACCCACCGTCATAAATGGCCAATCGAACGATCCGCCTCACCCGCGTCATCAAATCCACCAACAACGGGAAGGCCTTCACGCGAATTTCCGTACTGCGATAAACCACTGAACCAATGACAAACATCCCAATTCCTAAACGGTATTTGCGGGAATGAACATCCTTATCCACCAAGCCTGTCTCGCTTAACGTCTGCAGGAGTCGATAAATCGTACTCTTCGCCAACCCTAAACGCGCGCTGAGTTCACTGATCCCCATGACGGGTGTGTCATCCGAAAACTCTTGCAGGATTCGGATAGCGTTGTGAACAGAAGATAGATGTTCTTGTGGTCTTGCCAACTGACATTCCCCCACATTCTATCACTAGTTCAATCCATGTTATGAAAAAGCGTACACCCTGTAGGGTGTACACCTTATTTTTGGAAAAACGCGCGATTCTTTTCAATAAACTCTTGTTCCTCATCTGGCAGGAAGTCTTCTTGAAAAATAGCTGATACTGGACAGACTGCCTCACAGGCCCCACAGTCAATACATAAATCCGGATCAATATAGTATTGATCTTCTCCTTCATGAATGGCGTCAACTGGACACGTTTCAACGCAGTCCCCAGACTTTTCACCAATACACGGTGAAGCGATAATAAAAGCCATAACAAAACCCCTCCGTCGCTTCGGCGCTCAATTCGCTCGTAAAATCAAACAGGTTAGACATAGAACAGCTAGGCGCCCATTCTATATTTATCGAAATAATATCATGATGCGAACTGGCTGACTATTCTGTTGTTTCTCTATGTGGAAAGTTTCTCGAACAATTCGCCACAAATGTCGTGATTTTTTCAACTCTGCGATATGATCTTATCAACGAAACACGATCTGAGAAAGTGGGCAGACGAGAGTGGACCATCGATTGATTTCCTATTTATATTTTTTTAACGTCAAAAGGGATTACTTTGAATGCCATGAGTACGCGGAACACCTGTGGTTTGCATCAGGCCGTCCACGTGTCCTCAAGGGTCTCATCCAAGGTGCAGTCTGTTTATACCATCTGAATCGCGGTAACGTGAGAGGCGGGTACGCCATGTGGCAACGAGCAAAGAGGTACTTGGAAGAGAAGCGCCCAGTATATGAAGGAATTGATATCGACCAACTCATCCACGACATTGATCACGTCTTCAACACCGTCCCCACAGACTGGCGCAATAAAACCGTTCCCCCTCTCGCCATCCAGCAGTTGGAGCTGCCAAGCGTGGACATTCACATCCTAGACACGTCCGTCCGTCACATATTGCCAGATTGGATTCCGCAACCGCTCGACTGAGAACCAGGACGTGTGCCGTGATCGGTATGAAGCTTAGGGAGCGACATCGAACACCTGGTTCTCCTTGGCTTGTTGATGTCCCCGTGATGAACTGAAACTGTGCAGAACCATTCCTACGACGACAATGAACAGGCCAACTAGACCAAGCACCGAAATGGTCGTTCCAGGGATCAACATCCATTCACCCAGCAGCGTAAACACGACTTCACCAGCCTGCGTCGCTTCCACAGCAGCCAGTTGATGAGCATTCCCGCGTGCCATGTCCGTGGCGGAAAAGAATAATACCGTGGCGATGACGCCGGAACATACGGCCACCACGCATGATTGCACCGTTTGATTCTCACTGGGGAGTCCATGTGCGATCCACTGATATACGCTCAAGACAATCCATAGAGGCAAACTGCAAATTGTCATTCCAAGTGTCCGCTGAACCGCGGTCAGTCTCCCCTCACACAATTGCATCATCTTGCGATTTCCCAAGGGATACGCAAACGCCGCAACTATGACAGGCAACCCACCTAGAAGGATTTCTGAGACCTTGACGTGCTCAACCTGAGCAATTTCCATAAGAATGATTCCGCCTAAAATGACCGTAGACATCCCTAAAGCCCCAAGCGGCATCTTCGTCCGAGCAGCAGGCACACCGTTCGGCAAAATCCCCGTCGTGTGAAAGAGTGGAGTCATCAGTGAACCAGCAACAATGGTGAATTGCCAGGTGCCTGCAACCAGCCATGCGGGACTGTACTCCGACGAAAAACACAGAGGTGCATAGAACAGGCCAAAACCAACGAAACTCCAAGAAAACCATTGCCACGGGTGCTTGCGTATCTCCTTGACCAAGCTAGTAAACTGCCCACGCAACAACACGATGAGAAGCAACAGTGGCAGCATAAAAATGTACCTGAGGGATGCACTCCAAATCCAGCTGCCTCCCCCATTACTCATCATCCGATTTAGGACAAATGAAGAGGCAAAGAAAAACGACGCACAAATACCAAGAAAAATAGCTCGCATGTTCGCCCCTCCACTTCACCACTACCCATATGACACCATTATAATCGATGTTGTGTGGGGCCGATCGATGGAATAGGCTTCTCTTGCGGACACTGATCTGTCCTATCATATTGGTCTTTGCAAAATGCCCCTCGCTGGATCCAAAAGTGTAAGACTGCATTCACTATTTCAGAGGGACCTTGAAAATGCTGAGGTAAACCAGGATGATGGGAACACAAATTATGTACGTTATGAGCGGTTTCTTACCATGAAGCCGCAATATCGGAAACATGACCACGTCGAAGAGAACGGACCACAATAAATTCCACCTGTGACTGTACGTAATCCGCCTAGACACGTACAGAATGACCTCAACTCCAACATAGATTCCTACCCACATTAGATAATAAACGACTAGTTTACCAAAGCGATCCGGATAGTTCGACAAAAATATCAAAGCCGTAAGCGGCATTGTGAAGGAGGCATACAGTAAAACAATCGTTGTTTGGTTCGCAATAATATCCGGGTGAAACTCCCATAGCGAATAATCCTTAGTGAGAAATTCGTACACCATGGCAAGAAAGGCCATGAATAACATAGTGGGCTCGTATTTCTTCCAGTTGCGCCAATCGCCCCATTTCCAAGCGGCCAGCGCTGTTACTGCAGCAATAGTAATATGCACCTTCGTCCTCACCTGGCCTAGATATTGTGTCACTTCAACTCACTAGCATTGCATAAAACTTCTCTGAGCTTGTCAAGTGAGGCACACCACGGTCTGGACACCAGGTCTGAACACTCAGATTTTTAATTTCAGCGGCTTATGGTCTAAAAAGTCAGTACTCCTGTGTCAGGTAGTCCCAATATCCATAATCAGGAATTTTTATATTAGGTCGTAGGTCACGGTCTCGAGATGCTCCGTTTCACCGTCTATGTACTGCCGCACCGTTTGCTCGAAGATGTCGTCCACCTTGCATCGTCGTCTGCCCTTGGATGTTCGACCTGGGCTCTTGTACAACGCCTTCACAAACTCCGAAAAGCTTCGCTCCCAGTAAAGACGTAAACATTTGTAGACGTCGAGCAGCTTGCCGTTATGGGACACCTTCGCCTGTATAAGAATCAACAGGCAGTATGTAATCAGCGCAATCAGCAGTTGGTTATACACGGCATTTTCACTCTTGCCGTAGAGCCGCTTGAGT
This is a stretch of genomic DNA from Alicyclobacillus dauci. It encodes these proteins:
- a CDS encoding ethanolamine ammonia-lyase reactivating factor EutA; the protein is MNNDTVAVGTGFPSPIENPAVVPFYLHDIGDDHFHDDDGDITLENNGLWVSDHFDLTSVGVDIGSASTQVVFSKLTLERMGGALSSRYRVIGRASLYRSPVALTPYRGHHRIDEVALGRIVENAYQQAGMTPDNVDTGAVILTGEAIRRENAQAIGELLSLQGGKFVCAIAGHNMEALLAAYGSGTVYLSYQQKCRLLNIDIGGGTTKLAVSVNGKVVDTAAIHVGGRLIATDDSGRVIRLEPGGQAAAKAVGLDLSEGQVISAEDKGRIATWMADRVYEAVLSPQTPGEVNLFLTDRLSAAGPFDGIVFSGGVGEYFYDLEQADFGDLGPYLGRALRERFSSAARVGPVLEASERIRATVLGASEYSLQISGNTLYLSSPKVLPVRNLQVLHAPCDLHHDIDPAIVSKQIADHVKKFDLVDGESDFALSFHWGGPPSYTRIRAFCEALLLAIPESLKGRRQVTLVLDGDIAQSVGRLMKDELKVASPLLVLDGILLQDFDFIDIGRMIQPAGVVPVTVKSLVFDMAMKGTSVHLHVH
- a CDS encoding cupin domain-containing protein — protein: MPKVSEDLAKRFATEKNSKYQDWVRAEGLDIIAGHYVPNLHHVEVKPWPRRGGAGVYINHEASRHSNDCYVCDIPAGGKLAPQRQLFEEMIYVLDGHGSTSVWNDAGQKVTFEWNAGSLFAIPLNCWHQHFNGSGQEKARYLAVTNAPMVINLYEEADFVFNTPYDFKSRFSGEPEYFSNEGTQNGFLLETNFVANTRTLPLINAKERGAGGGHIRFNLAKGSMNSHISEFPVGTYKKAHLHGPGAHVIILDGSGFSFMWPENSPLQRYDWQEGSMIVPPDRWYHQHFNTGKTPARYLALKYEGTSIRNEQGVPKAWISKRIGGDQIDYADEDEMVRHVFEEELAKNGLESTMQPVYEAERATLEASVSTNE
- a CDS encoding Rieske 2Fe-2S domain-containing protein → MLKRELNERITRTDAGTPMGEVFRRYWIPALLSEELPEPNCPPIRVRLLGEDLVAFRDSNGQVGLLDAYCPHRGAHLFWGRNEECGLRCVYHGWKFDVTGQCVDMPNEPPESNFKHKVKTVAYPCWEAGGMVWTYMGSADAQPPHPDYEWLRAPETHRFVSKTFEDCNYLQALEGGIDTSHSSFAHNNNLQDKKALRSRATAPKLEVHKRDHGFTYVGIRDLGQDGVYVRAYQFVMPAQQMRGYMTNWSTGEPEEHPSVNGHIWVPVDDEHCVVYNWMYSADPDHPLPRDYCIEHETLFGRGPSNSLPGYRLIRNKSNDYLIDREVQRTKTFTGIKGINTQDFALQETMRPIVDRSKERLGAADAAIIVARQLLLEATNDVEAGKSPRGVHPESHREVRGCDQILPRGVAWQEGLSNEMLARF
- a CDS encoding IclR family transcriptional regulator, which encodes MARPQEHLSSVHNAIRILQEFSDDTPVMGISELSARLGLAKSTIYRLLQTLSETGLVDKDVHSRKYRLGIGMFVIGSVVYRSTEIRVKAFPLLVDLMTRVRRIVRLAIYDGGSVVYLCKLPEDKETRMFSSIGKRVPCHSTAVGKLLLAYQDKDEIDRVLGRSLKPVTSNTITSPGELRDQLHHIRSVGYSVTYEESTYGICSLAVPVYDESHNVIAALSVTGSKDQFLPTEVREYLNILRMYSRLISEQLGGLE
- a CDS encoding indolepyruvate ferredoxin oxidoreductase subunit alpha, translating into MAFIIASPCIGEKSGDCVETCPVDAIHEGEDQYYIDPDLCIDCGACEAVCPVSAIFQEDFLPDEEQEFIEKNRAFFQK
- a CDS encoding DMT family transporter, with protein sequence MRAIFLGICASFFFASSFVLNRMMSNGGGSWIWSASLRYIFMLPLLLLIVLLRGQFTSLVKEIRKHPWQWFSWSFVGFGLFYAPLCFSSEYSPAWLVAGTWQFTIVAGSLMTPLFHTTGILPNGVPAARTKMPLGALGMSTVILGGIILMEIAQVEHVKVSEILLGGLPVIVAAFAYPLGNRKMMQLCEGRLTAVQRTLGMTICSLPLWIVLSVYQWIAHGLPSENQTVQSCVVAVCSGVIATVLFFSATDMARGNAHQLAAVEATQAGEVVFTLLGEWMLIPGTTISVLGLVGLFIVVVGMVLHSFSSSRGHQQAKENQVFDVAP
- a CDS encoding CBO0543 family protein, with amino-acid sequence MHITIAAVTALAAWKWGDWRNWKKYEPTMLFMAFLAMVYEFLTKDYSLWEFHPDIIANQTTIVLLYASFTMPLTALIFLSNYPDRFGKLVVYYLMWVGIYVGVEVILYVSRRITYSHRWNLLWSVLFDVVMFPILRLHGKKPLITYIICVPIILVYLSIFKVPLK